AAGCCATGCTGCTGGCCATCGACGACGTCATCGCAATGACGGCACCAGGCGTAGAGCAGCACCGCGCTGCGCCGGGTCGCGGGAGCGAACAGCCGCGAGGCGGTCGCGAAACTCCGGGAGCCGACATCGATCGATCGATAGGCATGCTCGAGCAGCGCCGTGGTCACCGGCCGACCTCCTCGAGCATCAGCCCCGCGGTGGCCTTGGCGGAGCCGACGACACCCGGCACGCCGGCCCCCGGATGGGTACCGGCCCCCACCAGATAGAGATTGCGGATGTCCGCGTCGCGGTTGTGCGGGCGGAACCATGCGCTCTGGGTGAGCACGGGCTCCAGCGAGAACGCAGATCCGTGATGGGCGTTGAGCGTGTCGCGGAAATCGAATGGCGTGATGAACCGGCTGGTCACGAGGTCGCGGCGCAGGCCGGGCATGTAGAAGCGCTCGAGATAGTCGAAGATCCGGTCGCGATAACGCGGACCCTCGACGTCCCAGTCGATGTCGGCGTTGCCCAGGTGCGGCACCGGCGCGAGCACGTAGTGGCTGCCACATCCGGGCGGCGCGAGCGAGGGATCGGTCACGCAGGGCGCATGCAGGTACAGCGAGAAATCGTCCGCAAGCGCCGGCCCGCTGAAGATCTCGTCGATGAGTCCGCGATAGCGTTGGCCGAAGCAGACAGTGTGATGGCGCAGCTGCGCATGGTGCCGGCTCAGTCCGAAATAGAGTACGAACAGCGACATGCTGAAGCGCTTGCGCTTGAGCGTCGCGGCCTGGCGCGCGCCGCGCGGGTGGTGCCCGAGCAGCCGGTCGTAGGTGTGCACCACGTCGGCATTCGATGCCAGCACGTCCAGCGTGAACGTGCGCCCGTCGGCCAGAGCCACGCCCGCCGCGCGGTCCTCCACCACCTCGATCCGCGCCACATCGGCGTCGAGTTCGATGCGACCTCCCAGATCCGCGAACAGCCGCACCATGCCGCGCACCAGAGCGCCGGTCCCGCCGCGCGGAAACCACACGCCCCACTCCCGCTCCAGCGCGTGGATCAGCGTATAGATCGATGAGGTCCGGAACGGATTGCCGCCGACCAGCAGCGAGTGGAACGAGAAGGCCTGGCGGAGCTGCTCGTCCTGGATGAACCGCGAGACCATGCCGTAGACGCTCTTCCAGGCCTCGAGCTTCGCGAGCTTGGGGCCCGCCCGGAGCATGTCGCGGAACGACAGGAACGGGACCGCGCCCAGTTCGATGTAGCCTGCCTCGAATACCGACTTCGAATAGGCCAGAAACCGGCGGTAGCCGGCGACATCGGCAGGATTGCGGGCATGGATCTGGCGGTCGAGCGATTCCTGGTCGTTGACGTAGTCGAAGTGCGATCCGTCCTCCCAGCACAGCCGGTAGAACGGATCGACCGCCAGCAGCTCGACGTAGTCGGCCATGCGCTTCCCCGACAGGGCGAACAGTTCCTCCAGCGCCGACGGATCGGTGATCACCGTGGGGCCGGCGTCGAAAACGAAGCCCTGGTCTTCGTACACGTAGGCGCGCCCACCGGGCTTGTCGCGTTTTTCGAGCAGCGTGGTGTCGAAGCCGCCGGCCTGCAGCCGGATGGCGAGCGCCAGCCCGCCGAAGCCCGCGCCGATCACCACTGCGCGCTTGCGTGCAGTCATCTGGAATTCCTGGTCTGGACAGGGTCGGCGCGCATGGCACGCCATGCCTGACCGACCGGGACGGGGGGTTTGCCGGCCACGATCCTGAGCTTGTCGAGCAGCGTCAGGCGGTCGGCATAGAACCGAGCGATCAGGCCGTCGGACAGCCCGTAGAACCGCTGCATCACGCGCCAGCGATCCGCGGGCCGGCCGGCCATGAACAGCATGCGGTTGAGCAGGCGGAAATACCCCTGGCGGCGCCAGCTCGCGGCGGCTTCGTCGCGGGTCAGCGCATGCAACCCGGCCGCATCGAGCTGCATGCTGGCCGCGATCCGCTCGGCGAGACGGACCGCATGCGGCAGCGAATAACCGGTGGTGGCATGGAACAGGCCCGCGGCCAGCCCGGCGCGCGGCTGCTCACCACCCTCGCTCCAGAAACGGTCGAAATCGCCGCCGAGCACGATCGGCAGCACGCCATGCTCCTCGCGCAGCCACTCGGCGATCGCCCAGCCGTGGCCACTTGCATAGCCCGTGATGTTGGCGCCCAGCGCTTCGAAATCCGCTGGCGCCTCGTCGACGTAGTGGGTGTCCTCGATGAGCAGGACGTCTTCCGCGAACGGCAGCACGTAGACGAAGCGGTAGCCCTGCCCCTGCGTCACATCGGCGTCCATGATCAGCGGCACGTCCACGCCATGCGGCTGCGCAGTGCGCACGACACGGCCCAGGAATGCCTGGTAGCCCAGAGCGACATGCGGACTGGGGCGCGCGCCACGTCCGTCGATCACCGCGCCCGCGCTCAGCACGCGTCCGTCGCCGAGCGTGACGGAGGTCGGCGTGATTGCGCTGACGTCCGCTCCACACCACAGCGCATCGCCGAGCGTGGCCTGCAGCTCGGCAGCGAGATCGCCCGACAGCATGCTGGCGTAACCCCCGTCGAGCCGGCGCTGGCGCTGCGGAAAGCGCACCGCATGGGCAGGCCAGCGATGGCGGACCAGAGGTGCCAGCCACCGGTGCTGGGCGGGCGTGAGATCGGTCGAATGGAACGACCAAGTGTGCTCGCCACAGGGCTGCGCCGCGCGCTCGAGCATCAACAGTCGCATCCCGGGGCGCAACGCCCTGAGACGCAGCGCGATCAGTGCATTCGCCAGCCCGCCGCCGACGAGGATCAGATCGTACCGGGTGTCCATCAGGCCGCCGACGCCAGGACCGGCTGAGCGGTCCCGGCGACCGATTCGATGATGTCGGCCGCGCGCTCCGCGCCGCCTGCCGCAGCCACCGATCCACCCAGACTGCGCGCGCGCAGCGCGAATGCGGATTCGTCGAGCAGGCGCGTCAGGCGGGCCCGCAGCTGCCCTGCCGTCGCCAGCCGCGCCGATGCCCCCAGACCGATCCCGGCGTGGATCACGCGCGCGGCGACGCCGGGTTGATCGAACGCGATGGGCAGCGCCAGGATGGGCGTGCCGGCGACGCAGGCATCGAGCACCGTATTGAGGCCGGCATGCGAGACCACGGCATCGGCGCGCGCCAGCATCGCCCGCTGCGGGACCGACTCCACGACCTGGACGACGCCGGGCACCGCGAGCGATGCGACCTGCGCCGGGGTGAGCCCGCCGCAATGCGCGATCACCAGTTGCAGGTCCCGCTGCCGGCAGGCGCGGGCGATGCGGCGGAAGATCGACAGGCGCTGGCCCTGCAACGTGCCCAGCGATGCGAAGACGACGGGCCGGTCCGGCGCCAGCGGCAACGTCAGCGCGGGATCCGGCGCGCGGTCACGCAAGGGCCCGACATGATGGAAGTTCGGCGGCAGCTGCCTGCGCGGGAACTCGAGCTCGGCCACGGTCTGGCTGACCTGCGCATACGGCGACAGGCATTCGTGCAGGGCGCTGCGCGGCCGCAGGCCGAACACCGCAGCGTGGTGCGCGATGACCCGTGCATGCGGCGCCATCATGTAGTCGTAGACACGGCTGCTTGCCGCATAGAGGTGACGCGCCTGGTCGCTGTCCGCGAACCGCCATGGCATCACCGGCAGGGGAACGCCGGGCTCGCGATCGACCGGCAGCGCACAGGCCACCGAGATCCAGGGCAGATCCAGCGCTTCGGCAACCAGGCCCCCCGCGGCCTCCATCTGGTCGCTGACCACCGCCTCGATCCCAGCGCGGGCGAACGCGTCGGGCAGCGCTCTGCACAGCATGTCGGTCGCAGCCGCGACGTCGGCGATCACGCGCCGCAGCCCCAGCGGACCGCCCGGCCGCGCCGCGCGTTGCAGCACGCCCGCCAGCGCGCCGCGCGGATGGCTTGCCCTGCCGACCGCGCGGAACGCGATGCGCGGATCCTGCAGCAGCGAAGCCGCGTCGGCCTGGTGGAAGAAGGTGACGCGGTGACCGCGCTCGACCAGCACACGCGCCACTGCCTGGAGCGCGCGCATGTGGCTCGGAAACGGGGGTGCGACGAAACCGAAGTGGGTCATGCCGACGGCGGCACCTGGATCGGAGGACGTCCGTGCAGCGTAGCGGTCCGCAGCGCCCGCAAGTCGGCGCTGCCGGTGCAGAAGCAGGCAATCCGCAGCTGGCGGATCAGCACGTCGAAGTGCGAGATGACCGATTCGGTGGACACCACCGCCTCGGCCAGCAGCGAGGCCGCCTGGCCGACAAGGTCCGCTCCCAGCGCGAGGGCCTTGGCCGCATCGACGCCGTCACGGATGCCGCCCGAGGCGATCAGCAGGGTATCCGGCAGGGCCGCGCGGGCATCGATCAGCGCCCGGGCGGTCGGAATTCCCCAGCCGGTGAACGCCATGGCCACGGCGCGATCGGCCGGATTGCAGGCACGTTCGCCTTCGACCGCGGCCCAGCTGGTGCCGCCGGCACCGGCAACGTCGATCACCGAGACGCCCGCCTCCACCAGGCGACGCGCCACCGCCGGCGACAGGCCCGCCCCGACTTCCTTCGCCACCAGCGGCACGTGCAACTGCCGCGCCAGCCGCTCGATGGCCTCGAGCACACCGCGCCAGTCCCGGTCACCACCCTGCTGCACGGCTTCCTGCAGCGGATTGAGGTGCACGATCAGGGCGTCGGCATCGATCATCTCGACCGCACGGCGGGCCAGGTCCACGCCGCCCTCGCGCAGCTGCGCGGCACCCAGGTTGGCGAGGATCGGCACGTCCGGCGCACACCGCCGCAGCTCGCGCGTCAGGCCGTGGTCGGCGCCGGTCTCGAGCGCCACGCGCTGCGATCCGACTGCCAGGGCAATGCCCAGGGCCTGCGCCGCTTCGGCCAGATGCCGGTTGATGCCCTGGGCGCGCAATGCGCCGCCGGTCATCGAACTGATCAGCACCGGCGCGCGCAGGGCGCGTCCGAACAGGCTCGTGCCGAGCGCCACCGCATCGAGGTCGAGCTCGGGCAGCGCGCAGTGCTCGAAGTCGAACGCGGCGAAACCGGTCGTGGCCGTGGACCGGGCGCGGGTATGGTCGAGCACGATGTCGAGATGGTCGTTCTTGCGCGCGACCAGCGGAGCGCCCTCGGGCAGATTGGCCGCCAGCTCCATCAGTGGACTCCGAACAGACGCTGGCAATACGCATCCAGCAGCCCGTCCTCGCCATAGACCGACGCCAGCGCATCGCTCGCATTGCGCAGATGGGCTTGCAGCCGGTTCCGGACCTCGCCGATGCCCAGCACCGCGAGCAGGGTCGACTTGCCCACGTCCTTGCCCGAGTCCTTGCCGGTGCTCGCGCTGTCGTGGCGGTCGTGCAGATCGTCCTGGAGCTGGAAAGCCTGACCGAGTTCCAGCGCGGCCCGGCCCAGCGCCTTGCGCGTCGCCTCGTCCGCCTCGGCGAGCAGCGCGGTCATCTCCAGCGCCGCCGCGAACAGTGCACCGGTCTTGAGCGCATTCGTGTCGACGATCTCGTCCACGCCATCCGCCCCGGCGCCGCGCAGGTCCAGGCACTGTCCGCGCACCAGACCCTGCGGGCCCACGGCGCAGGCCAGCACCCCGACCAGCTGGGTACGCACGGCCGGCGCCACCTCGCCGAGCGCGGCGACGGTGGCGAACGCCTGGCTCAGCAGACCGACCGCTGCCAAGGCCGCGACATCCTCCCCGAAGCTGCGGTGGAGCGTCGGCCGGCCACGGCGGAGTTCCGCATTGTCCATGCACGGCATGTCGTCGAGCACCAGCGAGGCCGTATGCACCATTTCGATGGCACAGCCCAGATCGAGCAGTGCAGGCGTGTCGCAGCCGAGTTCGCGGCCTGCGATGAGCATCATCTGCGGGCGGGTCCGCTTTCCGCCGGCCAGCGCACCCTCGCGCATCGCCATGGCCACCAGGTCACGATGGTCGGCGGGTCTGGGCAGCAGGTCCGCCAGACGCGCATCGATCCTGGCCCCGAGAAGCGCCGGCGTCAGGTCATCCCGCGGTGGAGTCGCCAATGCTCTCATGCAGGATCCTCGGGGCAGCAGGGTCGAACTGCGTGCGGGTTCGCACCCGGCCCAGAGGCTGCCGGGACGCCGGGCGATCTTGGCGCAAGCCGCGTAAAAGCGGCGCTCACACCGCGCGGCGCGTCGGCGCCGCAAGGGCCCCGCGGGTCTTGCACCATCGTAGCCCCCGCCCCTCGCAGGGCCCCCCAGCCATCGGGCTGCCCAGCGCATCGCATCCAGGCGCGCCTGGCTCGGCAAGGCCTGCCCTGCGGGCTTGCAATCGCGGCCGCTCCGGGCGCACGCATACCGGGGACAGATTGCGGTCCGGCAGACGGAAGGCCGTCGTGCGCGCGGCAAGGAGCGCCCTGATGATCGGCTGCACGCGCTCACCCGCCCCGGCCGCCACCCGGGTCGGATCGCCTCGATCGCTTGAACCGGCTGTCAGGCCACGCAAAAAAAAAGCGTCCGCCAGGGGCGGACGCTTTCGTGCGGTGCGGGATGCGGCGGTCAGGCCGTCTGCAGCTTCCGCGATGTCGTGGAACGACGCGGACGGCTCGGGAACGCATGCCGCAGGATACGCCAGGCCACCTCGCCGAACTGCCTCGGCAACGACCCCGTGTTGTAGGGCTGCCCGTAGCGTGCGCAGATCTCGCGGACCTCGACCGACAGTGCGCCGTAGCGATGCGCGGGCACGTCGGGATAGAAGTGATGCTCGATCTGGTGGCTCAGGTTGCCGGTCAGCAGGTTCATCAGGCGCCCGCCACCGATGTTCGACGAACCGCGCAGCTGACGCATGTACCAGTGGCCGCGCGACTCGTTGCGGATCGATTCCTTCGGGAAGGTCTCGGCGTCCGCGGTGAAGTGGCCGCAGAAGATCACCACATAGGTCCAGACGTTGCGGATGCCGTTGGCGACCAGGTTGCCCAGCAGCACCGGCAGGAAGAAAGGACCGGCCAGCGCGGGGAACAGCACGTAGTCCTTCAGCAGCTGGCGGCCCATCTTGCGGCCCACCGGCGCGAAATCGCGGCGCATCTTGCCCTTGGGCATCTTGCGGGCAACCCAGCGGCCGAGCTTGAGTTCCTGGATCGCCACGCCCCACTGGAAGTACAGCGCGAAGACCACCGCGATGAACGGCTGCAGCAGGTAGAACGGGCGCCAGCGCTGCTCGGGGAAGATGCGTAGCAGTCCGTAGCCGATGTCGTCGTCCATGCCGCGGACATTGGTGTAGGTGTGGTGACGGAAATTGTGCGAATGCCGCCAGTTGTCCGACGTCGCCACGATGTCCCACTCGTAGGTGTGGCTGTTGAACTGGGGGTCGGCCATGAAGTCGTACTGGCCGTGGATCACGTTGTGGCCCACCTCCATGTTCTCCAGGATCTTCGCCAGGCCCAGCATCAGCGCGCCCAGGATGCATGCCGGCCACAGCAGCCATGGCACGAAGGCGCCACCGATCGCGCCGACCATCAGCAGCGCGCGGCCGCCGAAGCCGATGAAGCGCATCCAGCGCACGACGTTGCGGATGTAGTCGGCGTCTACCTTGCCGACCTGGGCCATCGTGCGCGCACGCAGCGCATCGAGCTCGGCGCCGAAGGCATCGAGTTCCTGCGGGGAGAGGCGTCGCGTGGCAGTGAGCTTGGACATGTCGGCTCCGGAATTGAAGACAGCGCGACCGGGGACGGGCGCACCTTGTAAAGAGGGATTCAAAGATCGAGAACGAGGTCGGACACGGCGCTGCTGACGCACAGCTTCAGCGCCGCCGTGGCTTCGGTGTGGGGGGTGCCGGTGCGCAGGTCGCGAGTGGCGCCAACCGCCTTGCCGCAGGCGCAGGTATTGCAGATGCCCATGCGGCAGCCGGATTTCGGCTTCAGGCCCTCGGCTTCGAGTGCCTGCAGCAGCGGTACCCCGCGCGGCAGCTGCAGGGCACGCCCGCTGCGCGCCAGGCGCACTTCAACCGTGCCGCTGTCATCGGTGGCCGGCATCGGAGGTGGCGTGAATGCCTCGCTGCGCAGCAGCGGGACGCGGCCCTCGACCAGTGCGGTCGCCGTCGCCACGAAACCGCCCGGGCCGCAGGCATACACCTGGCGCGCAGCAAGATCGGGCACAAGCGCATCGAGCAACGCGGCATCGATGCGGCCAGCCGCCTCGTCATCCGCGCTCGCCGTCTCGCGGGTCAGCACGAAACGCACGTTGAAACCGGGATGGCGCGCGGCCAGCGCACGCAGTTCCTCGACGAAGCACAGCTCGGCACGCGTGCGGGCCCAGTACACCAGCGTCACCGGAACCGGCATGCCCTGCCCTGCCAGCTGCCGGACCAGGGCCATCAACGGCGTGACGCCGCTGCCCGCAGCGAGGAACAACCAGGCGCCTTCGGGCTTCGCCGGCAGGACGAGATCGCCGAAGGCCGGTCCGATATCGAGCACGTCGCCGCGGCGCGCGGCGGTCAACAGGTGACCACTCATGCGGCCACCGTCGACGCCCTTCACCGTCACCGTCACCCGGCCATCGGCCGCAACCGGCGCATCGAGGCTGTAGCTGCGGGTGATCCGCACGCCGTCGATCTCGGCCGTCAGGTTGACGTGCTGGCCGGGCAGTGCCCCCGCCCAGTGGCGGTTCGGCTTGAGCGTGAGCGTGACGGCATTGGACGCCGCAGAAGCGACCGCGACCACGCGTGCAAGTGCGCGATCCCAGCTCCAGGTCGGATGCAGCCGCTGGGCCCAGAAATCGAATACAGGCGGCGCGACGAAAGGGGTGGCGAGCCTGCGCAGGTGACTGCGTCGGACGGATTTCGTGGGCTGGACGGTCGACATGGGAACGACTGTACACCCATCCGCACAGCCGTGTATACAGATGTACATTAATGGTCACTGCTATGCTGGCAGCCCATCTCCCCGACGGCCGCCCGTGACCGCCAGCTCTCCCGAACCCGCCAGCGGCGTGCCTGTACCCGGCGTCGTCGACAGTCAGGCCGGACGCAAACCGACGATCGTCCGCGAGGATCTGATCGCCGCCGCGCTGCGCCTGACCGGGGCGCATCGCAGCGTGTCCACCCTGAGCCTGCGCGAGGTCGCGCGCGAGGCCGGCATCGCGCCCAACAGCTTCTACCGCCAGTTCCACGACATGGACGAGCTGGCGGTTGAGCTGATCGATCTGGCCGGTGAATCACTGCGCAGGATCGTCGGCGACGCGCGCAGGCGCGCGGTGTCGGGGCGCAGCGTCGTCCGCGGTTCGCTCGAGGCGTTCATGGAGCGCCTGCGCGCCGACGACAAACTGCTGCACGTGCTGCTGCGCGAAGGCACGGTGGGATCGGATGCGTTCAAGCGCGCAGTCGACCGGCAACTGCTGTTCTTCGAAGAGGAACTGCATGCCGACCTGGTGCGGATCGCCGCGGCCCAGGGCCTCGTCTTCCACGAACCCGGCCTGGTCGCGCGGGCGATCACCCGGCTGGTGTTCGCCATGGGCGGTACCGCGCTCGACTCGCCGCCCGATCGCGACGCGGCGCTGGTCGACGAGCTCTCGCACATGATCCGCATGCTGCTGCGCGGCGCCCACGCAATGGGCCGGGCGCGGCGCAAACGCTAGCCACGGGCCGGGCCCGGCCCACCCGCGCAGGCACGCGGCGGCTCGGTCGCGTTCAGCGGAGTTCGAACCTGTCTGCGTCCAGCATCGCCGGGAAGTGTTCCCGGTGCGCTGCAAGCTGTTCTGCCGACAGGGTCGTCGTCGAGACGACTTCCATGTCAGTCGATTCACTCAGCGGGTGCCCCAGCATGTCCAGTACCGCGCTGTCGCCGGCATAGGCCAGGCCGTTGCCGTCGGTGCCCACGCGGTTGACGCCGACGATAAAGCAGAGATTTTCGATCGCGCGGGCGCGCAGCAGGGTCTTCCATGCGTATGCGCGCGCGGCCGGCCAGTTGGCGACAAACAGCTGCAGGTCGAAATCCATGCCGCCGGGGCGTTCGACGTCGAAGCGGTTGCGACAGAACACCGGGAAGCGCAGGTCGTAGCAGACCTGCGGATTGATCCGCCAGCCCCTCCATTCCACCGTCAGGCGCTCGCGCCCGGCAGCGTAGCGCTTGTGTTCGTTGGCATAACGGAACAGGTGCCGCTTGTCGTACCACTGCAGGGCGCCATCGGGCGTGGCCCACAGCATGCGGTTGTAAACGCGATCGCCGTCGCGCAGCTGCACACTGCCGGTGACGGCGGCATCGAGCGCCGCCGCCTGCGCGCGCACCCATGCGACCGTGGGGCCGTCCATGTCCTCGGCGCGGTCGATGGCCTCGTTGCTGAAGCCGCTGGTGAAGGTTTCCGGCAGCACCACCAGATCGGTCAGGCCGCGCAGTGGCGCGATCAGATCGCCGTAGTAGTCGCGGTTGCCCGCCGGATCATGCCAAAGGGTGGCCCCTTGGACGGTCGAGACGCGAAGGTTCTGCATGAGTGTTCCGGGGGTGTTGGCGGCCTTGGATTCTCGTCCGCCGGCCGGTTCGGCTCAACCGGCTCGCATGTGCGGCGCGAGGCTTCGCATCGAACGACGCGCCCTCAGGCCGCGCCCTTCCCAGCCTTTGCCGGCCGCGCCTGTGCGGGAGCCGGTTCCCAGCCGAACACGCTGCGACCGCCGTAGCGATGCGAATTGCGGTGCTCCTCGTCCAGGAAGGCCGCCAACGACGGCCCGGTCGCACTGCCCTCGAGCGCACGCGATTGCGCATCGAGCCGGCGCAGCGCGGCCATGCGTTCCTCGTTGCCGAGCTTCGCCTGCGTGACCGCATGCTTGAGTACCCCGATGGTGCGATCGAGCACGCGCGTAGGTACCGGGAACGGGTGCCGGTCCTTGCCCCCATGCGCCAGCGAGAACCGCGCCGGATCAGTGAAGCGGCACGGCGTTCCGTGCACCACCTCGGCGACCAGCGCCAGCGCCTGCACCGTGCGCGCGCCGACACCCGGGACCTCGAGCAGCTGTTCGAAATCGCGCGGACCGGCCTCGGCCGCGGCGGCCAGTGCGCCGTGCAGGCGTCGCAACACGATATCGCCGGCGCGCACATCGTGGTGGCCGGGCATCGACAGATGCGGCTGCAGGGGCGCGGCCGCGGCGAAGAGGTCGCCAGTCTGCGGCGCAGTCACCGCTGGCGCAGGCACGCCTTCCAGCTGCTGGATGGTGCGGGTGAGCCGGGTCGCGCCTTCGTCCCGCAGCAGCGCGACCTGCGCCTCCCGGGCCGCCGCGGCGCGGCGATCCGCCAGGTTCACGATGCGCCCCTGCCCCGGCCCGTCGATGGCCGCGTGCGGCGCATCGACGAAGCTTTCCAGCCCGTCGGAGAGCCAGTGGTATCGGCGCGCCTGTTGCCGCGCGCCGTGCATGCCCTGCTGGATCACCACCCATTGCCCGTCGTCGGCGACGATGAAGCCGTGCAGGTAGAGGTCGAACCCGTCCTGCACCGCCGCGCTGTCGACCTTGGCCACCAGCCGGCTGGTGCGCGCCAGCGCCGCGCCGTCGAGCCCGGTGCGCATGCCCACTGCGTGCAGCTCGTCCGGCGTGGCCCGCGAATGCCGGCCGCGCCCGCCGCAGACATGGATGCCCAGTTCGTCGGACAACGGCGCCAGCCCGCGCTTGAGCGCGCCGACCACGCTGGTCGTGATGCCCGACGAATGCCAGTCCATGCCCATGACGGCGCCGAAACTCTGGAACCAGAACGGATGCGCCAGCCGCCGCAGCAGTTCGGCGCGACCGTACTCGAGCACGATGGCCTGGCACAGCACGGCGCCCAGCCGGGTCATGCGCTGTCCCAGCCACGCGGGCACGCGCCCGCCGTGGAGGGGAAGATCGGCGCTGCCGCTGCGTCGTGACATCGCCGGAGCATCGCGCAATCGCGTCTCGCCGGATGAGACGGAGCGACCCCCCCATGGGGGCAAGTGTGGCCGCGCCCGCGCAGGGCTGCCGCAAGCGCTGCTGCGCCCGCGCCTGGAACGGATATCCGACGCGGATGTCCGGCACCCGGAGATGCCGGACGCCCTGCCGCAACGGCTAGGGCGCGGCGCCGCCGGTGGCTTTGCGCTCGGCGATGAAGCGCCGCACCTCTTCTTCGAGCACCGGCAGCGGGACCGAGCCGAGGCTGAGGATGGTGTCGTGGAAAGGCCGCTGGTCGAAGGCCGGGCCGAGCTCGCGCTCCGCCTCCGCGCGCAGGTCGAGGATGGTCCGGTAGCCGATGTAGTACGACAGCGCCTGGCCGGGCCAGGAGATGTAGCGGTCCACCTCGGTCACCACGTCGTGGCGCGCCAGCGCGGTATGGCTGGCGAGATAGTCGATCGCCTGCTCACGCGTCCAGCCGTACTCGTGCAGGCCGGTGTCGATGACCAGGCGGGCGGCGCGCCACATCTCGAACGTCAGCCGACCGAACTCCTCGTATGGCGTGCCGTAGATGCCCATGCGTGTGCCGAGCCACTCGGTGTACAGGCCCCAACCTTCGCCGTAACCGGAGAAGTAGGTCTGCTGGCGGAAGTCCGGCCGGGCAGGTGCTTCCAGCGCAAGCGCGGCCTGGAAGCTGTGTCCGGGCGCGCATTCGTGCAATACCAGCGCCGGCAGGTTGTAGAGCGGGCGCGACGGCAGGTCGTAGGTGTTGAAGTAGCACGCATCCAGTCCGCCACGGCCGGAGGTGTAGATCGGCGCGATGTCGTCGGCCACCGGCAGGATCGTGAAGCGGTAACGCGGCAGCGTGCCGACCAGATACTGCAGCTGGCCGTCGATCTTCTTGGCGATCAGCGATGCCTCACCGAGCAACTGGCGCGGCGTGGCGGCGTAGAACTGTGGATCGCTGCGCAGGAACTCGATGAACTGCGCGAGCGTGCCATCGAAGCCGGCGCGCTGCTTCACCGCCTCCATCTCCGCGCTGATGCGCGCGACTTCCGCCAGGCCCAGATCGTGTATCTCCCGCGCGCTCATGTCGCGGGTCACGTACTCGCGGATCTGGCTCTGATAGAACGCGCGGCCCTCGGGCAGTTCGCTGGCGGCGGTCGTGGTGCGCGTGCGCGGCAGGTATTCGCTGCGGATGAACTGCAGCAGCTTGGCGTAGGCCGGGATCGTCTGCATCTGCACCACCCGCCGGCCTTCCTCGCGCAGCCGGCTCCGTACCGGTTCCGGGATGCTGGGCGGAATGCGATCGAACGTCGCCAGCAGCGGGTTTGCATCGCCGCTCTGCACGTAGGGCTCGAGCGTGGTGTCGCGGCCGTCCAGCGTCACCCGCGGCACGCTCCATCCACGCGCCAGTCCGCGCTCCATGTTCGCGATCTGCTCGTCGAAGTAACGCGGTACGTCGGAAAGGCGGCCGATGAAGCGGCGCCAGTCGGCCTCGGTCTGGAACGGCTGGCTCGGATTGATGTAGCCCCAGAAGAAGCTGTCGCTGTTGAACGGCGCCTCGAAGGTGCGCCAGCGGGCATTGGCTTCGCTGGCC
The genomic region above belongs to Luteimonas chenhongjianii and contains:
- a CDS encoding DUF763 domain-containing protein is translated as MSRRSGSADLPLHGGRVPAWLGQRMTRLGAVLCQAIVLEYGRAELLRRLAHPFWFQSFGAVMGMDWHSSGITTSVVGALKRGLAPLSDELGIHVCGGRGRHSRATPDELHAVGMRTGLDGAALARTSRLVAKVDSAAVQDGFDLYLHGFIVADDGQWVVIQQGMHGARQQARRYHWLSDGLESFVDAPHAAIDGPGQGRIVNLADRRAAAAREAQVALLRDEGATRLTRTIQQLEGVPAPAVTAPQTGDLFAAAAPLQPHLSMPGHHDVRAGDIVLRRLHGALAAAAEAGPRDFEQLLEVPGVGARTVQALALVAEVVHGTPCRFTDPARFSLAHGGKDRHPFPVPTRVLDRTIGVLKHAVTQAKLGNEERMAALRRLDAQSRALEGSATGPSLAAFLDEEHRNSHRYGGRSVFGWEPAPAQARPAKAGKGAA
- a CDS encoding amidohydrolase, giving the protein MQNLRVSTVQGATLWHDPAGNRDYYGDLIAPLRGLTDLVVLPETFTSGFSNEAIDRAEDMDGPTVAWVRAQAAALDAAVTGSVQLRDGDRVYNRMLWATPDGALQWYDKRHLFRYANEHKRYAAGRERLTVEWRGWRINPQVCYDLRFPVFCRNRFDVERPGGMDFDLQLFVANWPAARAYAWKTLLRARAIENLCFIVGVNRVGTDGNGLAYAGDSAVLDMLGHPLSESTDMEVVSTTTLSAEQLAAHREHFPAMLDADRFELR
- a CDS encoding DUF885 domain-containing protein — its product is MSLSARRLPTLSRLVLSLSFALGVLPLAAAAQEAPPPTLAPPANVAENALRDLYTREWEWRQTEFMREKVGGRWQSSGRMPSVTPEAWARRAAYWKETLDALDAIPLDQLGREERINAAVFRASLEASEANARWRTFEAPFNSDSFFWGYINPSQPFQTEADWRRFIGRLSDVPRYFDEQIANMERGLARGWSVPRVTLDGRDTTLEPYVQSGDANPLLATFDRIPPSIPEPVRSRLREEGRRVVQMQTIPAYAKLLQFIRSEYLPRTRTTTAASELPEGRAFYQSQIREYVTRDMSAREIHDLGLAEVARISAEMEAVKQRAGFDGTLAQFIEFLRSDPQFYAATPRQLLGEASLIAKKIDGQLQYLVGTLPRYRFTILPVADDIAPIYTSGRGGLDACYFNTYDLPSRPLYNLPALVLHECAPGHSFQAALALEAPARPDFRQQTYFSGYGEGWGLYTEWLGTRMGIYGTPYEEFGRLTFEMWRAARLVIDTGLHEYGWTREQAIDYLASHTALARHDVVTEVDRYISWPGQALSYYIGYRTILDLRAEAERELGPAFDQRPFHDTILSLGSVPLPVLEEEVRRFIAERKATGGAAP
- the fabR gene encoding HTH-type transcriptional repressor FabR, with amino-acid sequence MTASSPEPASGVPVPGVVDSQAGRKPTIVREDLIAAALRLTGAHRSVSTLSLREVAREAGIAPNSFYRQFHDMDELAVELIDLAGESLRRIVGDARRRAVSGRSVVRGSLEAFMERLRADDKLLHVLLREGTVGSDAFKRAVDRQLLFFEEELHADLVRIAAAQGLVFHEPGLVARAITRLVFAMGGTALDSPPDRDAALVDELSHMIRMLLRGAHAMGRARRKR
- a CDS encoding ferredoxin reductase gives rise to the protein MSTVQPTKSVRRSHLRRLATPFVAPPVFDFWAQRLHPTWSWDRALARVVAVASAASNAVTLTLKPNRHWAGALPGQHVNLTAEIDGVRITRSYSLDAPVAADGRVTVTVKGVDGGRMSGHLLTAARRGDVLDIGPAFGDLVLPAKPEGAWLFLAAGSGVTPLMALVRQLAGQGMPVPVTLVYWARTRAELCFVEELRALAARHPGFNVRFVLTRETASADDEAAGRIDAALLDALVPDLAARQVYACGPGGFVATATALVEGRVPLLRSEAFTPPPMPATDDSGTVEVRLARSGRALQLPRGVPLLQALEAEGLKPKSGCRMGICNTCACGKAVGATRDLRTGTPHTEATAALKLCVSSAVSDLVLDL